ATAACGGAAAGTACAGTCCCACGCCTGCTAACACTGACCACTGGCGGCTTTCTCTCCAAGATCTGCTGTTTAGCGTTGTGTCAGACACATACCAACAACGACAAGCGCAACTTCCTCCCGATGGCACCCAGCACTTCAAGTTTGGGGACAACCAATGGACAGCTTATGTGCAACCCAACGGGGATTGCTTTGTCAGAAACGAGTCTAAGCGCACCGTGTTTAAAGCCAACGTTCATACCGGAGAGGTTCAAATTCCCTTGACAGAAAAAGCGGCAACTCGTTTCCAAGACATGATTATGGCGCGAGAGAAAGCGTTATCCCAACCTCAAACAACTGTCATGTCTACGTCAGAATCAAAACCGAAAGAATTAGAACTGGTTTAGTTGAATCGAGAGGGTTGGAGATCTTAAGGCGAGCGCACAGGAGTCAATGGAAAATTTTCCATTGGCTCTTGTTACAGATGCTCCATCCGACCTTCGGGCGATCGCCTCCAATATTCAACCTTGTTTCCCTCTATGGTTTCACTCTGAACTGGAGAAAAGGGCTAAACAAGGCGGGATTCTGTGTGGAAGTAGAATAATCAGTCAATAGCGTAGTTTTACTGATATTTTAAAATCTGACTTTCTCTAAATTTCCGTAAAAATACTCTTGGTTAATTATTCCTAAAGATTTACAGTAATAGATAAGTTCCCGCTACATATTACATATTTCTTGTTTGCAATTGTATGTATTAAATTGCTTTAATGTCTTTTATAGCAAGAAATTAAATCATACAAGTAATGCAAACAATGGTAACAACTACAAAATTGAGTTGTAACTTCTTATGAGGGTAAAAAATTATAATTTTACCTCAAAAACACTTAAATAAAACTATCAATTAGTGCAAAATTAAAGGAGAACAATGGCTGAACATTTTCAGCAGCAACACTTCAACGATATTCAGACTAAATTCGCTAGTTCTGATCTTAAACAACGACTTACAGCACTTTCAGAATGTCTGAAATTTGATCAAGGCTTAGATTTACTTGCACAACAGGCATTAACTGATTCATCGGAGCAAGTTCAACAATCAGCTTATTGGGTACTGTATGGTGATAATCCCTATTTGACTGAAAGTGTTAACCCGAAATCACCTAATGTTTTAGCTCACGATACAATTTCTTGCGTAGCGATTAGTTCAGAACATAAAATTATCGTTGGTGGAAGTTGGAAGAAAATTAGAATTTGGAATTTAAACACAGGAGAATTAGCTCATACACTTGACGCTCATTCCCATTGGGTTTTGTCTGTTGCTATTAGTTCCGATGGTCAATATTTGTTTAGTAGTAGCATTGACAAAACCGTTAAAATATGGAGTTTAAAGACCAAAAATATTTTACATACTTTTACAGAGCATGAAAGTTGGGTTAATGTGGTAAAAATTACCCCAGATAATAAAAAATTAATTAGTGGAAGTGCAGATAAAACTATTAAAGTCTGGGATTTAGACAGCAAGAAACTGATCCACACATTTAATGGTCATACGGGATGGGTATCTTCTTTAGCAGTTAGTTCTGATAGCCAAGTTTTAGTGAGTGGAAGTACAGATAAAACAATAAAGTTATGGGATTTGACAAATCAATCATTATTACGAACTCTTGAAGGACATTCAGATTGGGTTAAAGCTGTAGCTATCAGTTCTGAGCATCAATCTTTAATTACAGGCAGTCGAGATGGCGTCATTAAAATATGGGAAAAAGATCCAAATACTTCAGCAGAAAAATTTAATATCCCTTTGGGCTACATACTTGTATGGATCATATCAGCTATTTTAGCTAAATTTACAGGAGGAACAACTTTAACAATTCCTTTCTTAACCCAAGGTTTCTTCTTTGGAGAAAGTAAAAATAAATCTAACTTTAAATCCAATGTCAACACTTTGAATTGTGTTAAAACAATTTCAAAAAGATTTAAAACCCTCACTGGTTTTGATATTAGCCCTAATGGGAATATTCAAGTCATAGGAAGCCAAACCGGAAGTATTTATATCAAAAACTCTAATCAAACTAACGCTATCATAGATCATTCTGGATTTATTAGTTCTATTGCTGTTAGCTCCAATAGTAAGCGATTTGTTAGTGGTGGTCGAGATTGGATCAAAATCTGGGATTTACAAACAGGAAAATATTTATATCCCTTAACAGGCGATTCTCCTAAACTAAAATCTTTAAAAATTAGTCCCGCTTATAAAACTCTATATTGTGGTGAATATCAAGAATTTAAGGTTCAAGGTTTTGACCAATATAATAAACCCATTGAAATTGAAAAAATAACTTGGACTGCAACAGGTGGAGAGATTGAAGACGGACTATTTCAAGCGGGGTATAGCTCAGGCTCTAACTTTAATATTCAAGCAACTGTTAATCTTATTAGTTGCAAGGCATCAATTACAATCCTTGAAAAACCTCAACTAAAATATTTAAAAATTAGTCCCGATTGTAAATCTATATATTGTGGAGAACATCAACAATTTACTGTTCAAGGTTTTGATCAATACAATAAACCTATTGAAATTGGACAAGCCACTTGGACTGCAACAGGTGGAGAAATTAAAAACGGACTATTTCAAGCCGGAAATATATCGGGTTCTAGCTTTACTGTTCAAGCGCAAGCTGACCAGGTTAGTTGCAAAATATCAATTACAATCCTTGAAAAGCCTCAACTAAAATATTTAAAAATTAGTCCAGATTATCAAGCTCTATATTGTGAAGAATATCAACAATTTACTGTTCAAGGTTTTGATCAATACAACAAACCCATTGAAATTGAAAAAGTCATTTGGACTGCCACAGGTGGAGAAATTGAAGACGGACTATTTCAAGCCGGAAATATACCGGGTTCTAGCTTTACTGTTCAAGGGCAAGTTGACCAGGTTAGTTGTAAAATATCAATTATAATCCTTGAAAAACCTAAACTTGCATCTTTAGAAATTAGTCCTTCAGAAGCCATTCTATATTGTGGTGACTCTCAAAAATTTAGCGTTGAGGGTTTTGATCAATACAACAAACCCATTGAAATTGGACAAGTCACTTGGACTGCTAACAATATAAAACTTCCTAATAATGGGATGTTCATTGTAGGTGACTTTGAAGAAACAGTTACTATTCGTGCAACAATCGAAAAAATTAGTCAATCTGTCCAAGTAAAAGTCATTGAACGCCCAAAATTAACCTCTTTGAGCATAGAGCCTAAATCTATAGTAATGTCTCCTAACCAACGCCATGAATTTACAGTTCAGGGTTTAGATCAAAGAGGGAATCCTATTTCAGTTGGAAAAGTAAATTGGACTCAAACTGGGGGTGAAATTAACAACGATGGACATTATACAGTTTCGTTTTATAGTCAAGGGGAATACACCGTTACCGCTTCAATTCCGGGTCAAACAATTAGTGCAACGGCTAAAGTTATTGTTCCCTCCATCTTAACTGATCTAATCATTTTGCCTAACACTATTTCTGTAGAACCGAATGAACCGATAACTTTTGAAGTGATGGGGTTAAATCAGGTAGGGAACTGGATTTGGGTAGAAAATGTTCAATGGAAATGTACCCCAGGTGGTCGAATTAACTCAGAAGGAGTTTTTAGGGGGGGTTATGAAGAATCTCAAGTCATAGTAACAGCTAAAGTTAACTCGATTGAAGCTAGCGCAACGGTTAATCTATTACCTGTTTTAAGACAGATTAATATTTATCCCAATCAGGATAGTTTTATAAAACCTAATGAAAGTATAACTTTTAAAGCCATTGGGTATGATCAATATGGAAATGAAATTGAAACAGGAAATATTTTTTGGGAAGCTCCTGGAAAAAGAATTGATCAAAAGGGTATATTTACAGCCTATGATAATGATAAAGGCTTTTATAAAGTAACGGCTAAAGTTTCTTCTTTATCTCCCTATGATATCCGCTCAAAAATATTAACCTTTGGAATTTATACAAAATTATTAGCTCGTAGTATTAAATTAGCCGAACGGTTATTTTCTCTGAGTGATACAATTCAAAAACTTTTAAATTCTAGTAATTTAGATACTGAGCTTCAAAATAAACCTGCTAAAACTGATAATATTTTTGATAACTTTGGTTCTGATTCAGATTCAGATTATTCCGAAGAAATTTCTAATGTTGAAGTAGATTTCCAAGCATGGGTGATCAAGCAGACAATTAAAATGAGCGTTCGCATATTAGATTGGGTGGGCGAATCTTGTATCAATTTTGCTCAAATTAGTGATTCTGTTAATGTCAACGTTATTCCGGTTTTAAGAAAGTTAAAAATTCAGCCCGAACAAGTTGAACTAAAACCCAACCAGGGGTTTCAATTTAAAGTTACTGGATTTGATCAACAGGGAGATTTCATAATACCCAATTATATTGAATGGGATGCAACAGGGGGAACAATTGATCACAAGGGTTATTTCGTCCCCTCCCCGGATTCTGGAGGAAGTTATGAAATTTATGCTGAAGCTATCCCAGAAAATATTAGTGATTTAGTTGAGGTTAAAGTTGTTCCTGTTGAACAAGAAGATGTTGATATTTCATCTAAGTTCATAGATAGAAATCTAGGAAAAAACTCATTGGCTGACAATGATTCCGATTTTAATCAAGACTCCTATAAAGAACATTCTATTTATCAGGTTGATTTAGATGATTCAAACAATAATTTTCTTTATTCTCGTCATTCTCGTCAGTTAAATACTGTTGATTATAGATTTACCCGATCAAGACGTCATTATGAGAGCAATCATTGGTTTTACAGAAGCCAACTTTTTTATGATGGATACTCTCTTAATGATGTTGGAAGTTATGAAGATTATTTAAACTATCAAGATACTCGTAGCCTTTTTGAATATCTAATATCTGATGATTGAAATTAATTTTATATATAATTTTTTCTATCTTTTTCAGTGAATTATTTAAAGACTATTATTCTATAAATGGTGTCCCTTTAAAAGAACGGAACCTGGAATGAATTCCAAGATGATTATGTCAAGTTTATGTGGTTTGCACAATGGTGCATTGAACGGACAGGAGCAGGAATTTTAGCATTTATCACAAATTAGGGTGTTCTGGATAATCCTACCTTTCGGGGTATGTGACAAAGTTTAGATAGGGTTTGCTGAAAAAGTAGTCAAAAAGTTCAACCTCCTCGAACGGCTCAAGTTTATCGCTACATTTTGAATTTTCTCAGTAGTCAACCTACCCCCACCCAAATTACCCAATTTAGTCCCACACCCGAAATGCAGTCTCGGTTACTGACCCTATTAAGTCGTCGTCAAGGAGGAGATTTAACTCCCGTCGAACAGCAGGAACTCGATGAATATGAACGCATTGAACATTTGATGATTTTGTTAAAAACAGGCAATTTACCCTTTCTAACGGGTCAATCTTATTCATGACTTATATTCCAGCTTAACTGCGCCACCTTGTGAAAGAACGGGCTAATTTTTGTTGTGAATACTGCCAACTCCCAGTCGATGATTGCAGGTCTGGGGATTTATAATTGTAACTCTCCATATCATCGCACAGGAGTCAATGGAAAATTTTCCATTGGCTCTTGTTACATTTGTAGTATTAAAACTACAGATTGACTCTTTCTTTCCACACAAGCCCAAAAAACCCCTAAAAACAGGGAGGAAAAAATAGGGAAAAGTAGGGAAAAAATGCACTATTTTCCCTGTTATTTCCTGATGTAGCCTGTTGTATTACGACAAATTTGGTATCTTATGTAACATTTTGCCGTTTAATCAAAATCACGAAGAGGGAGAAAATGCACTGTTTTCCCTTCTTTTTCCTTCTGTTTCCTCTCCTGTGGAACAGCAAGCCATGTCAAAATTCCGTACCTTAATTCGGTAAGTAAAACTACTCATTCCAGTAGGTTATGATTTTGATTGTTGGTGCGAGACGTTCCTGCCAAAGTTTAGGTTTAAACACCGAAACGTAAGCAGGGAGATAGGTTCAGACAATTGGTAATTGATGCTAAATCAATAGTAAATCCAATTAAATCTATCTTAACTTTGAAAATGTGACCTTAAAGGAAGGTCAATCTCGGAGTCAATGGTGCGGCTTTCCGAATAATAAAGTACGGTAGCCTATTCCAAAGAGATTCGGCAATTCCCACAGTGTCAGACTGATTATCAAAACACTGAAGCTGGGAGTAACGGGAAAACGGATTTAAGTCAAAATCTAAGAATTTCTCTAGCCAATTGCCCAAGAATAACGAAAGTAAACATCCGGCTTGAACTGTCGTAAAAATTAAGTAGCGAAATTGACTTGATTACGCTGCGTTCAAAAGAACAAGGGGAAAAGGTAGGGGGCTCAACAAACCCTCTATAAAAGGTAAGGTTAATTCCGTATAACACTTACTTAGACTCCCAAAAGTACCCCGGCAGATAGGATGATTCTAAAGGCAATAAACCCATTTTCAAGGAACGTTAAAACCCCTCATATACTCCTACAGTGGTCGAATACTGTTAGGTAGCTACAAATCTAAAGCGTATGTTATGAGGGCCAGAGATGGAGTCAGAAGCTAAAGCCTAGATGTAATATTTAGGATACGCTGATAGATTCCGGTTTAGTTGTTAGGTAAGGTTTCAATTAGCAGTAAAAACGGTGAAAACGAGTATAACCAAGACTACGGAAGCATGGAATTCTATCAATTGGGCGAAAGTCCAACGGGTAGTATTTAAGCTGCAAAAGAGAATTTACCAAGCATCATTATCGGGACAAAATGCGA
The sequence above is a segment of the Planktothrix tepida PCC 9214 genome. Coding sequences within it:
- a CDS encoding beta-propeller domain-containing protein, whose protein sequence is MAEHFQQQHFNDIQTKFASSDLKQRLTALSECLKFDQGLDLLAQQALTDSSEQVQQSAYWVLYGDNPYLTESVNPKSPNVLAHDTISCVAISSEHKIIVGGSWKKIRIWNLNTGELAHTLDAHSHWVLSVAISSDGQYLFSSSIDKTVKIWSLKTKNILHTFTEHESWVNVVKITPDNKKLISGSADKTIKVWDLDSKKLIHTFNGHTGWVSSLAVSSDSQVLVSGSTDKTIKLWDLTNQSLLRTLEGHSDWVKAVAISSEHQSLITGSRDGVIKIWEKDPNTSAEKFNIPLGYILVWIISAILAKFTGGTTLTIPFLTQGFFFGESKNKSNFKSNVNTLNCVKTISKRFKTLTGFDISPNGNIQVIGSQTGSIYIKNSNQTNAIIDHSGFISSIAVSSNSKRFVSGGRDWIKIWDLQTGKYLYPLTGDSPKLKSLKISPAYKTLYCGEYQEFKVQGFDQYNKPIEIEKITWTATGGEIEDGLFQAGYSSGSNFNIQATVNLISCKASITILEKPQLKYLKISPDCKSIYCGEHQQFTVQGFDQYNKPIEIGQATWTATGGEIKNGLFQAGNISGSSFTVQAQADQVSCKISITILEKPQLKYLKISPDYQALYCEEYQQFTVQGFDQYNKPIEIEKVIWTATGGEIEDGLFQAGNIPGSSFTVQGQVDQVSCKISIIILEKPKLASLEISPSEAILYCGDSQKFSVEGFDQYNKPIEIGQVTWTANNIKLPNNGMFIVGDFEETVTIRATIEKISQSVQVKVIERPKLTSLSIEPKSIVMSPNQRHEFTVQGLDQRGNPISVGKVNWTQTGGEINNDGHYTVSFYSQGEYTVTASIPGQTISATAKVIVPSILTDLIILPNTISVEPNEPITFEVMGLNQVGNWIWVENVQWKCTPGGRINSEGVFRGGYEESQVIVTAKVNSIEASATVNLLPVLRQINIYPNQDSFIKPNESITFKAIGYDQYGNEIETGNIFWEAPGKRIDQKGIFTAYDNDKGFYKVTAKVSSLSPYDIRSKILTFGIYTKLLARSIKLAERLFSLSDTIQKLLNSSNLDTELQNKPAKTDNIFDNFGSDSDSDYSEEISNVEVDFQAWVIKQTIKMSVRILDWVGESCINFAQISDSVNVNVIPVLRKLKIQPEQVELKPNQGFQFKVTGFDQQGDFIIPNYIEWDATGGTIDHKGYFVPSPDSGGSYEIYAEAIPENISDLVEVKVVPVEQEDVDISSKFIDRNLGKNSLADNDSDFNQDSYKEHSIYQVDLDDSNNNFLYSRHSRQLNTVDYRFTRSRRHYESNHWFYRSQLFYDGYSLNDVGSYEDYLNYQDTRSLFEYLISDD